The following DNA comes from Gemmatimonadota bacterium.
GTCGATCCCCTGCCCCAGCAAATCGACATTGGTGCAGAAGAGGTCGTCGCCGACGAGCTGACAGCGGTCGCCCAGTGCCTCGGTGAGCGTCTTCCATCCCTTCCAGTCGCCTTCGGCAAGACCATCTTCAATCGACACGATCGGATACTTGTCGCACCACGATGAGTAGAGCGCGACCATCTCGTCGGAGCTCTTCTTCGAGCCGTCGCCCTTCTTGAAGGTGTAGACGCCGTCGGCGTAGAGTTCGCTCGCGGCGACGTCGAGTGCAATCGCGAGATCTTCACCCGGCTTGAATCCCGCCTTCTCAATCGCCTCCATCACCGCGTCGAGCGCCGCCTCATTGCTCGGCAACATCGGTGCGAAGCCGCCCTCATCACCCACCCCCGTCGAAAGCTTCTTGGACGTCAGCACCTTCTTGAGCGCGTGGAAGACCTCGACGCCCATCCGGAAGCCGTCGTTGAAGTTGTCGGCGCCCACCGGGACAATCATGAACTCCTGCGCGTCGACATTGTTGCTCGCGTGCGCGCCACCGTTCAGGATGTTCATCATCGGGACTGGCATCACCCGCGCCATCGGCCCGCCGAGGTAGCGATAGAGCGGCAGGTCGGTCTCTTCCGCCGCTGCACGCGCCGCCGCCATCGAGACGGCGAGAATCGCATTGGCACCGAGCTTCGACTTGTTCGGCGTGCCATCGGCATCGGTCATCTCGGCGTCGATCGCGATCTGATCGAGGACGTTCATCCCCTCGAGCCGGGGGCCGAGGATCTCGTTGACGTTCTTGACCGCCTGGAGGACGCCCTTGCCGCCGTAGCGCTTGGGGTCGTTGTCTCGAAGCTCGGCCGCTTCCTTTTCGCCCGTGGACGCCCCGCTCGGCACCGCCGCCCGGCCGCGTGCCCCGGACGCCGTCACCAGCTCGGCCTCGACGGTCGGATTGCCACGGGAATCGAGGATTTCGCGGGCCATGACTTCGATGATGGTGCTCATCAGCGCTCTCGGCGGGAAGGAAGTGGTGGAGGCCCGAAAATA
Coding sequences within:
- the eno gene encoding phosphopyruvate hydratase; translation: MSTIIEVMAREILDSRGNPTVEAELVTASGARGRAAVPSGASTGEKEAAELRDNDPKRYGGKGVLQAVKNVNEILGPRLEGMNVLDQIAIDAEMTDADGTPNKSKLGANAILAVSMAAARAAAEETDLPLYRYLGGPMARVMPVPMMNILNGGAHASNNVDAQEFMIVPVGADNFNDGFRMGVEVFHALKKVLTSKKLSTGVGDEGGFAPMLPSNEAALDAVMEAIEKAGFKPGEDLAIALDVAASELYADGVYTFKKGDGSKKSSDEMVALYSSWCDKYPIVSIEDGLAEGDWKGWKTLTEALGDRCQLVGDDLFCTNVDLLGQGIDEGCANAILIKVNQIGTLTETLQAVELAKSSGYGVIISHRSGETEDTFIADLAVATSAGQIKTGSASRTDRIAKYNQLLRIAEELGPIAHYPGGDLYPR